The Triticum aestivum cultivar Chinese Spring unplaced genomic scaffold, IWGSC CS RefSeq v2.1 scaffold195484, whole genome shotgun sequence genome contains the following window.
tttgatctttttattaaggattgGGGCacaagggacattcttcttagtgggcggttgtgccagggcctctattGTCTGGAGCATCCTAGTGTCGCTCACGTTTTTAGTGGAGTTcaggtatctccgtcacagtggcatgctcgtcttggtcacctgGCCACACCTATCGTCTGTCATGTATTGCGTCGTAGAAGAGATAGATAGAATAGTGAAGTAGAACCATAAACTGTGTTGCGATCCTCCGCGTGCATGCATGGCATGGCGCCATGGCCGGATCGATCTATCTTTGTATAGGCAAAAATGTAATCAAATCAATTTGAGTAGAAAAATGGGAGTTAGATGCATTGCGACCAAATTTACCAAACGATTCGATGCTATTAATTGGTATAACATTGTACATTCGCCAACAAAAAATGAAAGAGGTACAACATTGCAGATAGCACAGCTAATGTCACAACTTTTTCATAATTTCACATTGCATGCCATCAACAAAGGAAAGAAAACGACATCTCCTGGACTTAACTGTAAAGAGCATCCCAAACCACAACCGGAGTCCAGACACAATCCCAGCAATCACACAGTAGTACATCCAGtggtcctcctcttcaccatttcTCTCATCTGGTGCAAGCGAAGTATTATCACACGAAATGTCGAGAGGAAACCCACATAGCCCAGAATTGTTGGAGTAAATCGATGGGTCGGTCAGGGTCCGAAGCTGACCCCCAATGGGTATCTTGCCTGACAAAAGATTGTTCGAGACATTCAACATGGTGAGCCACGATAAttgtgtgatgcttccaggaatgGTTCCAATAAGTTGATTAGATGATAGATCGAGGGACTTAAGAAAAGAGAGGCTACCAATGCCTTGGGGAATGCGGCACGATAGATGGTTTCTTGATAGGTTTATGAACAGAAGGCCCTGAAGATTGGTTAACTCTTCGGGGATGCATTGTGATAGCAAATTGTCTGATAAATCAATACCAGCTAATAATCCGATTGTGCCTCTGAAAATCTGATCCTGGCCCTTCCAGATTATGCCAAGTCTGTCATCATATTTATGCCACAACAATTCAATTATTGCGGAAACATTTTTTGGGTGCCTCATGGAGGTTAAGTTGCCGAAGCCTAAAGGAATCGAGCCAGTCAATCTATTGTTGGACATGTCGAGCAACTGAAGTTGTGAAAGCTGTGATAAACCTGGAGGAATTTCTCCAGTGAAGTTGTTTGATCTGAGACTAAGGATTCTAAGCATTGGAACCTGACTCCCAATCCATGGAGGGATAACACCAAAGAACATGTTATTCCCTAGATGCAGAGTGGTCAGGGAGTTGCAACCCTCTAGGACCGGCGGGAAAGCACCAACAAAGCCATTTCCGGCGAGATAAAGTGACGTAAGGGAGCAGTTGTAGCTTGCCACAGCCGCGGGAATTTTACCTGAGAAGGAGTTGGTGGATAGATCCATGAAACGCAGAGCCTTCAGGTTCCACCAGCAGTTTGGGAGCTTCCCCATGAGCCGGTTATTAGATAGGTCCATGTACCGCAGATAGTTGAGGTTGCACCAGCAGTCCGGGAGCTCCCCGTCGAGCAGATTGTTGGACAAATCTAGAGTGACAATGAAGACGATCCTGCAGAGCTGATGTGGGATGTTACCTATGAGGCTATTATTGTAGAGATTGACGATGAAGAGCCTGAGCATGTGACCGAGTTGCGGCGGAATGGAGCTGTTGAACCTATTGCTGCAGATGTCGAGGGCGACCAGCGAGTGGCAACCATCCAAGAGTGGGAAAGCTCCAACAAAAGCATTTCTGGCGAGATATAGTGAGATGAGAGAGCAGTTGTGGCTTGCGGTAGCTGCCAGGAATTCACCTGAGAAAGAGTTATCAGACAGGTCCATGTACTGTAGAGCCTCCATGTTGCCCAAGCAGTTCGGGAACTCCCCGGTGAGCAGGTTTCTGGACAGGTCCATGTCTTGCAGAGACTTGAGGTTGCACCAGCAGTTGGGAAGCTCTCCGCTGAGCTGGTTGTCAAAAATTTGCAGTGACCTTGTGGAGATGAGCCTGCAGAGCTGGCGCGGGATAATGCCGACGAGCCTGTTTCTACCGAGCCTGAGGGAGAGGAGGTTGGGCATGTCACCGAGCTGCGGCAGGATGGAGCCGTTGAAGCCGTTATTGCTGAGGTTGAGTGATTTGAGGGAGCGCAGCTGCGAG
Protein-coding sequences here:
- the LOC123176686 gene encoding LRR receptor-like serine/threonine-protein kinase GSO1, which codes for MTRLAHLAGAAALFLLAAAIPATTVAVLPSEADALLAWKASLIDAAALSSWTRATPVCDWHRVYCDNKSVVVGLGLYRLGLSGRLDTLDTVAFPALTHLDLSINDLGGAIPASISQLRSLKSLNLSNNGFNGSILPQLGDMPNLLSLRLGRNRLVGIIPRQLCRLISTRSLQIFDNQLSGELPNCWCNLKSLQDMDLSRNLLTGEFPNCLGNMEALQYMDLSDNSFSGEFLAATASHNCSLISLYLARNAFVGAFPLLDGCHSLVALDICSNRFNSSIPPQLGHMLRLFIVNLYNNSLIGNIPHQLCRIVFIVTLDLSNNLLDGELPDCWCNLNYLRYMDLSNNRLMGKLPNCWWNLKALRFMDLSTNSFSGKIPAAVASYNCSLTSLYLAGNGFVGAFPPVLEGCNSLTTLHLGNNMFFGVIPPWIGSQVPMLRILSLRSNNFTGEIPPGLSQLSQLQLLDMSNNRLTGSIPLGFGNLTSMRHPKNVSAIIELLWHKYDDRLGIIWKGQDQIFRGTIGLLAGIDLSDNLLSQCIPEELTNLQGLLFINLSRNHLSCRIPQGIGSLSFLKSLDLSSNQLIGTIPGSITQLSWLTMLNVSNNLLSGKIPIGGQLRTLTDPSIYSNNSGLCGFPLDISCDNTSLAPDERNGEEEDHWMYYCVIAGIVSGLRLWFGMLFTVKSRRCRFLSFVDGMQCEIMKKL